From a region of the Dictyostelium discoideum AX4 chromosome 2 chromosome, whole genome shotgun sequence genome:
- a CDS encoding hypothetical protein (FMTA-LIKE PROTEIN. 10/100), giving the protein MKNILSFSFSFSFLYILFLLLFLNNNLLIIKSCPTYPNPIKLNQNESLLIEAYNQIDELIQNNMKLNNVTSFIATIVYMDEIVWSKTYGNLNPLDDKSPPLTIDNNIKIASLTKVFTSLMMYQLRDNGKILSLDDKISNYFPKFKINDIYKLKSSGSGSKSGKSDIKDNSITFRQLASHQSGLPREVPCDSITYGTKNCTENIIFERLSKQFTLLKQYSEVHYSNLGFALLGKILGEIISNSTNNNNNNNNNNNNNNNNNNNNNNNNNNNNNNNNNNNNNNKIKTNDLISSNEQFQYENYILNNILKPLNMMNSTFNYDDIDSNNLALGYTILKNGTFEIVQRQNSGWNSPAGGLYSTARDISKFMIFWLNNGIISNNNNKNDNNNNNNENNDNLVKESTINEALLPVSLISDGLTAYGTPFEMWYDQQNNIWLKSKAGIANAYRTQMALIPPLKLGMFFSSQFVFDTPDLFTREVSQILIPVYEYLLNKKQEEKEEKEEEEENQQDESQQQQQQQQNNIKLLSNDIFIGNYLNEFGSIFNVFIDDSTGLLYCNFGNDFVYLISDFDDSYNFPHIKRISLLDPKKYICWPIVDGANEELIYFTFNDDDSRNSITCTGVQVLGQFLYKT; this is encoded by the coding sequence atgaaaaatatattatccttttcattttcattttcatttttatatatattatttttattattatttttaaataataatttattaattattaaatcatgtCCAACTTATCCAaatccaattaaattaaatcaaaatgaaagtttattaattgaagcatataatcaaattgatgaattaattcaaaataatatgaaATTGAATAATGTTACAAGTTTTATTGCAACAATTGTTTATATGGATGAAATTGTTTGGTCAAAAACTTATGGTAATTTAAATCCATTAGATGATAAATCACCACCAttaacaattgataataatataaaaattgcaAGTTTAACAAAAGTTTTCACATCATTAATGATGTATCAGTTAAGAGATAATggtaaaattttatcattggatgataaaatttcaaattatttcccaaaatttaaaattaatgatatttataaattaaaaagtagtggtagtggtagtaaaaGTGGTAAAAGTGATATAAAAGATAATAGTATTACTTTTAGACAATTAGCATCACATCAATCAGGTTTACCAAGAGAAGTACCTTGTGATTCAATTACATATGGGACTAAAAATTGTAcagaaaatataatatttgaaagattatcaaaacaattcacacttttaaaacaatattcTGAAGTTcattattcaaatttaggTTTTGCATTACTTGGTAAAATTTTAGGTgaaatcatttcaaattctacaaataataataataataataataataataataataataataataataataataataataataataataataataataataataataataataataataataataataataataataaaattaaaaccaatgatttaattagtaGTAATGAACAATTTCAATATGaaaattacattttaaataatattttaaaaccattaaatATGATGAATTCAACATTTAATtatgatgatattgatagtaataatttggCATTAGGttatacaattttaaaaaatggtacatttgaaattgtaCAAAGACAAAATTCAGGTTGGAATTCACCAGCTGGTGGGTTATATTCAACAGCAAGagatatttcaaaatttatgaTATTTTGGTTAAATAATGgtattatttcaaataataataataaaaatgataataataataacaataatgaaaataatgataatttagttaaagaatcaacaattaatgaaGCATTATTACCAGTGAGTTTAATAAGTGATGGATTAACTGCATATGGTACACCATTTGAAATGTGGTATgatcaacaaaataatatttggtTAAAATCAAAAGCAGGAATTGCAAATGCTTATAGAACTCAAATGGCATTAATACCACCATTAAAGCTAGGAATGTTTTTTAGCTCACAATTTGTTTTTGACACACCTGATTTATTTACAAGAGAAGTTTCtcaaatattaattccagtttatgaatatttattaaataaaaaacaagaggagaaagaagaaaaagaagaagaagaagaaaatcaacaagatgaatcacaacaacaacaacaacaacaacaaaataatataaaattattatcaaatgatatttttattggtaattatttaaatgaatttggatcaatatttaatgtttttattgATGATTCAACAGGTTTATTATATTGTAATTTTGGAAATGATTttgtatatttaatttcGGATTTTGATGATAGTTATAATTTCCCAcatattaaaagaatttcattattggatccaaaaaaatatatttgttgGCCAATAGTTGATGGTGCTAATGAAGAGTTAATTTATTTCacttttaatgatgatgatagtaGAAACTCAATAACTTGTACTGGCGTTCAAGTATTGGgtcaatttttatataaaacttaa